From the Rhinolophus sinicus isolate RSC01 linkage group LG02, ASM3656204v1, whole genome shotgun sequence genome, one window contains:
- the LG02H12orf42 gene encoding uncharacterized protein C12orf42 homolog, which translates to MCLPVTVFPDRIQTPVAWKKQLSTCQYSIPRSPPVSVASFEENKHGETSPSPAPSREWDETTLIFTVRQEINKRDRGTPKQASSRPCWEQQMTKKPMQSYSVYPAHLEAVGTHIIRHVRLQDQPSRNSKTDIVPSGTAARPSTAIGLCRGSQTPFALSRVSWSSSEAKLEERMAATVGPLANPDSQSRLEGVPGNPVGRGTVAMALEMLPKHPHPLGKRGLRADASLQGSVAGAPLPQLARAPTHLPSKRLIKAWSSPPSRPPQRFHTVCSQAPPRPGVNAHLH; encoded by the exons ATGTGTTTACCTGTTACGGTATTTCCAGACAGGATTCAGACGCCAGTGGCATGGAAAAAACAGCTTTCTACTTGCCAGTACAGCATCCCCAGGTCTCCTCCTGTAAGTGTAGCTTCTTTCGAAGAAAACAAACACGGAGAAACCAGTCCCTCCCCAGCACCATCCCGTGAATGGGACGAGACCACATTGATCTTCACTGTCAGACAAGAAATTAATAAGCGGGACCGAGGAACACCCAAGCAGGCCTCGAGCCGTCCGTGTTGGGaacaacaaatgacaaaaaagCCTATGCAGTCTTACTCAGTATACCCTGCACACCTGGAGGCTGTAGGCACGCACATCATCAGACATGTGAGACTTCAGGACCAGCCGTCTCGAAATTCCAAGACAGATATTGTCCCATCTG GTACTGCTGCGAGGCCTTCTACAGCCATCGGTCTCTGCAGGGGAAGCcagaccccctttgccctctcgAGGGTCTCCTGGAGTTCCTCAGAGGCCAAGCTGGAGGAGAGGATGGCAGCCACAGTAGGCCCTCTGGCAAACCCAGATTCCCAAAGCAGGCTCGAGGGCGTGCCCGGAAATCCAGTGGGAAGAGGCACAGTTGCCATGGCACTGGAGATGCTCCCCAAGCATCCTCATCCCCTGGGGAAAAGGGGGCTGAGGGCAGACGCCTCCCTCCAGGGCAGTGTGGCAGGAGCGCCCCTTCCTCAGCTTGCCAGGGCTCCCACCCATCTCCCCTCAAAGAGGTTAATCAAGGCTTGGTCTTCTCCCCCCTCCCGCCCACCCCAGCGTTTCCATACGGTTTGTTCACAGGCCCCTCCTAGGCCGGGGGTGAATGCTCACTTACATTGA